In Phormidium yuhuli AB48, one genomic interval encodes:
- a CDS encoding DUF2062 domain-containing protein has product MTALSHGVLILSLLYRQWTVNPDRNGDRQRSPDELSLLSHRLHSLMTQPLGSHVLTYLIQLLERGVRIIRYYYWRLIRLQDPPEYIARGVAVGVFAGCFPLFGMQTPISILLAMMARGHKLCAAVCTWISNPLTYLPIYWLNFQIGRLLLGSSSDVPPQWNSLEIFLDQTGEFFADLLLGSLVMATLLAIVSYIGSLRLIYLWRLKRQQERQQNRAKKTYTHHDSRHSHLISSNQ; this is encoded by the coding sequence TCAATGGACAGTCAACCCTGACCGGAATGGCGATCGCCAGAGGAGTCCAGATGAGCTGTCCCTTCTATCTCACCGTTTGCACTCACTCATGACTCAACCGCTCGGTTCACACGTTCTCACCTATCTGATTCAACTTCTCGAACGGGGGGTGCGCATCATCCGCTATTACTACTGGCGTTTGATCCGTCTTCAAGACCCCCCCGAATACATCGCCCGAGGGGTAGCGGTTGGAGTCTTCGCGGGCTGCTTTCCCTTATTTGGGATGCAAACCCCCATTAGCATTCTCCTAGCCATGATGGCCCGAGGTCATAAACTCTGTGCCGCTGTCTGTACTTGGATCAGTAACCCCTTGACCTATCTCCCCATCTATTGGCTGAACTTCCAAATCGGGCGCTTACTTCTCGGCTCCAGTAGTGATGTGCCTCCTCAATGGAACTCCCTAGAAATCTTCCTGGACCAAACTGGGGAGTTTTTTGCGGATCTACTGCTCGGGTCTCTAGTCATGGCCACCCTATTGGCGATCGTCAGTTACATCGGCAGTTTACGGCTAATTTACCTCTGGCGTCTCAAACGCCAACAGGAACGCCAGCAGAACCGAGCAAAAAAGACCTATACTCATCATGACTCGCGCCACTCCCATCTCATCTCCTCCAATCAATAA
- a CDS encoding serine/threonine-protein kinase, producing MAGASKTLVIGTLLDRRYRIIKILGSGAFGQTYLAADVRRPGLPKCVVKQLSPVKGGVESLQTAKRLFEQEAETLEQLGSHDRIPRLLAYFQEEERLYLVKEYVDGHPLSEEILPGQPLPEATVAQMLWDILQILVFVHQHEVIHRDVKPENIIRRDHDQELLLIDFGSVKALSQQIAQDDALRTIAAGTPVYMPIEQFQGNPQYNSDLYSLGAIAIQALTGVSAHNLPKLQDESGTLIWRKRTQVSDDLAAVIDKMVTYSCAKRYPSANAVLEDLAPILERYQMAGEASEAPLEEDALTPAATSSSSRSWFSWAGGLGLVLLSVGLGLWLWQRPRESRARDFFHRALANVEQGNQDLALQSLNRAIYHHPHHVEAHYQRANLHFDQGNLEEAIQDYSRTLELDPNHYNALYNRGLAQIQSGDLEAAMRDFSQVLQLSPNDADAYYQRALISYELGDYSSAIQDYTQAILQDPSSPNAFLNRGLAHSAAGNPTEAIADFTQAIRVAPDHVDAFYSRGRARFNMGEYRGAQQDYSQVLALEPDHTKALVNRCSVHLNLFDYEAAVADCTRALELAEDDWVAYNNRCIAHYNLGNYEQAVADCSRTIELNPNHAKAFSNRGMAKGALGDLEGAIEDYSQAIDLNPDNPVAFSNRGTVYAQLGNYQRAMEDHTQALRLNDQSPTPYFNRAAVRERLRDRSGAIADYERAAQACLDVGRVNCYERALEQIERLGGR from the coding sequence GTGGCAGGTGCGAGCAAAACCCTAGTGATCGGAACCCTTTTAGACAGACGTTATCGCATCATTAAGATTTTGGGATCAGGGGCCTTCGGCCAAACCTATCTCGCAGCGGATGTTCGCCGTCCCGGCCTGCCTAAATGTGTCGTCAAACAACTCTCCCCCGTCAAAGGTGGTGTCGAATCCCTTCAGACGGCAAAACGACTGTTTGAACAAGAAGCCGAAACCCTTGAACAACTCGGCAGCCATGATCGCATTCCCCGTCTACTAGCCTACTTCCAAGAAGAGGAGCGCCTCTATCTGGTGAAGGAATATGTGGATGGCCATCCCTTGAGTGAGGAAATTTTACCAGGACAACCCCTTCCGGAAGCCACTGTCGCCCAGATGTTATGGGATATCCTACAAATCCTCGTCTTCGTCCATCAGCATGAAGTCATCCATCGCGATGTCAAACCGGAAAACATTATCCGTCGCGATCATGACCAAGAACTGCTCCTCATTGACTTCGGCTCCGTCAAAGCTCTCAGCCAGCAAATTGCCCAAGATGATGCCCTACGCACCATCGCCGCCGGGACCCCGGTTTATATGCCCATTGAGCAGTTTCAGGGCAATCCTCAATATAACAGTGACCTCTATTCCCTCGGGGCGATCGCCATCCAAGCCCTCACTGGCGTCTCCGCTCACAATCTCCCGAAACTCCAAGACGAATCGGGAACCCTCATTTGGCGCAAACGGACCCAAGTGTCCGACGACCTAGCCGCCGTCATCGACAAAATGGTGACATACTCCTGTGCCAAACGTTACCCGTCAGCCAATGCGGTTTTGGAGGATTTAGCCCCCATCTTAGAGCGGTATCAGATGGCAGGCGAAGCCTCGGAGGCTCCCCTTGAGGAAGACGCCTTAACCCCCGCCGCCACGTCTTCCTCATCCCGTTCGTGGTTCAGTTGGGCTGGTGGTCTGGGGCTAGTGCTCCTGAGTGTCGGCCTAGGACTCTGGCTCTGGCAACGTCCCCGAGAAAGCCGGGCCCGGGACTTTTTTCATCGGGCTCTGGCGAACGTAGAACAGGGGAATCAAGACTTAGCCTTACAGTCCCTCAACCGCGCCATCTATCATCATCCCCATCACGTCGAAGCTCATTATCAACGGGCTAATCTCCACTTTGACCAGGGTAATCTTGAGGAAGCTATCCAAGACTACAGCCGTACCCTAGAGTTAGATCCCAATCACTACAATGCCCTCTACAACCGAGGCTTAGCCCAAATCCAGTCCGGAGACCTAGAAGCCGCGATGAGGGACTTCTCTCAAGTGCTGCAATTGTCTCCCAATGATGCTGATGCCTATTATCAACGGGCCCTAATTTCCTATGAATTGGGGGACTATAGCTCTGCCATTCAAGATTACACCCAAGCCATCCTACAGGATCCTAGTTCTCCCAACGCCTTTCTTAATCGGGGCTTAGCCCACTCCGCTGCCGGGAACCCCACCGAAGCCATTGCCGACTTCACCCAAGCCATTCGCGTCGCCCCTGACCATGTTGATGCCTTCTACAGTCGCGGTCGCGCTCGCTTCAATATGGGGGAATATCGCGGCGCACAACAGGATTATAGCCAGGTGTTGGCCTTAGAGCCGGACCATACTAAGGCACTGGTGAACCGGTGTAGTGTCCACCTGAATTTATTTGACTATGAGGCGGCGGTGGCTGATTGTACTCGGGCCCTGGAGTTGGCAGAGGATGATTGGGTCGCCTATAACAATCGCTGTATTGCTCACTACAATTTAGGGAACTATGAACAGGCTGTCGCTGATTGTAGCCGAACGATTGAGTTAAACCCCAACCATGCTAAAGCTTTTAGTAATCGGGGCATGGCTAAGGGGGCATTGGGGGATTTAGAGGGGGCAATTGAGGATTACAGCCAGGCGATTGACTTGAACCCTGATAATCCGGTGGCCTTTAGCAATCGTGGCACCGTCTATGCTCAGTTAGGAAATTATCAACGGGCGATGGAAGACCACACTCAAGCCCTGCGGCTTAATGATCAGTCGCCCACGCCTTATTTTAATCGGGCAGCGGTGCGGGAGAGGCTTCGGGACCGCTCGGGGGCGATCGCCGATTATGAACGCGCCGCCCAGGCCTGTCTAGATGTGGGCCGGGTGAACTGCTATGAACGGGCCCTTGAACAAATCGAACGACTCGGAGGACGTTAG
- a CDS encoding 2Fe-2S iron-sulfur cluster-binding protein, which produces MTVQVQFLPDDVTVEAQAGEPLLDVAKRAGLTIPTGCLMGSCHACEVDLNGEAICSCITAVPAGMDQITVDLYSDPTW; this is translated from the coding sequence ATGACTGTGCAAGTACAATTTCTCCCCGACGATGTGACAGTAGAGGCCCAAGCCGGTGAGCCGTTACTGGATGTGGCGAAGCGGGCTGGCCTCACGATTCCCACAGGCTGTCTGATGGGGTCTTGTCATGCCTGTGAGGTCGATCTCAATGGTGAGGCCATTTGTTCTTGCATTACGGCGGTTCCGGCCGGGATGGACCAAATTACCGTAGATCTCTATAGTGACCCAACTTGGTAG
- a CDS encoding sirohydrochlorin chelatase — MTSPAYLLVAHGSRDPRPAQIVSHLAHLMAQQLGQSPVGTAALDCQPEPLHQQLLNFYQQVQRPVRILPLFLLPGVHVKEDIPEEVAMARSQLPETATLEILPYLGSHEGLGQVLQGQIQAAPPCDAWILLAHGSRRPGGNAPIEALAAQLPERVGCPVRTAYWSVEPRLEQQLQDDEQAGYKRVGVLPYFLCPGGLTDAIAENLQAIARPQVILADTLSQHPELMAILLDLCQGIPVRSPV, encoded by the coding sequence ATGACCTCCCCCGCCTATTTACTGGTCGCCCATGGTAGCCGCGATCCCCGTCCCGCTCAAATCGTGAGTCATTTGGCCCATCTCATGGCACAACAGTTAGGACAGTCTCCAGTGGGAACAGCTGCCCTGGATTGTCAACCGGAACCTCTGCACCAACAACTGCTGAACTTTTATCAGCAGGTACAACGGCCCGTGCGGATTTTGCCCCTGTTTTTGCTGCCGGGGGTGCATGTGAAAGAGGACATCCCCGAGGAAGTGGCGATGGCGCGATCGCAGCTCCCGGAAACAGCCACCCTAGAGATTCTGCCCTATCTCGGCAGTCACGAGGGACTCGGCCAAGTCTTACAAGGGCAAATCCAGGCCGCCCCCCCCTGTGACGCCTGGATTCTCTTGGCCCACGGGAGTCGGCGGCCCGGGGGCAATGCTCCCATCGAGGCCCTAGCCGCACAACTCCCAGAACGAGTCGGTTGTCCGGTTCGCACCGCTTATTGGTCCGTTGAACCCCGCCTAGAGCAACAACTGCAAGACGATGAGCAGGCCGGATATAAACGGGTGGGGGTACTGCCCTACTTCCTCTGTCCTGGAGGACTCACCGATGCCATTGCCGAGAACCTACAGGCGATCGCCCGGCCCCAGGTTATCCTAGCTGACACCCTCAGCCAACATCCCGAATTGATGGCGATTTTACTGGACTTGTGCCAAGGCATCCCCGTCCGTTCACCCGTTTAA